The following are from one region of the Rhinoraja longicauda isolate Sanriku21f chromosome 3, sRhiLon1.1, whole genome shotgun sequence genome:
- the LOC144592348 gene encoding actin-like protein 7A, which translates to MKSSSLHLRKCSLPMAVLCRKFPSTTSQSVKSEPRARSYSSADSQTTQSGRELKEVRALMIDMGSGYIKAGFAGLSKPSATISSMVGRPMQRSAKTGDNRQENFVGRELTAPDELRLVNPLRHGIVVDWDAAEAVLGYVLEKELRVRPEDHAVMVADPPLSPMTNREKIAELLFEIFNIPAMHITKQSMLSIYAYGCTSGLVVESGHGYSSVVPIHEGYIMPHITTTVDYAGNDLTKHLIKLLNQSGHTLSMADYQLVEHIKQEFCYTAMDFDAENRGEPKECATHYELPDGKVITIGKEKIKCPEALFNPSLMGSREPGLHTITLNVINKCDSSLLEEMYRNILLCGGSTMFSGFRVRFQKELRKLAPDMNPQVQAIPERKYSVWYGGSILCCLKSFQQLWVSKKEYDERGPVAVYRKCF; encoded by the coding sequence ATGAAATCATCTAGCTTGCATCTCAGGAAATGTTCCTTGCCCATGGCCGTTCTGTGCAGGAAATTTCCCTCCACCACTAGTCAGTCGGTGAAATCCGAGCCCAGAGCGAGATCCTACTCTTCAGCAGACAGCCAAACGACCCAGTCCGGCAGGGAGTTGAAGGAGGTCCGGGCACTGATGATTGATATGGGTTCGGGCTATATTAAGGCTGGCTTCGCTGGGCTGTCCAAGCCATCGGCCACCATCTCGTCCATGGTGGGCAGGCCAATGCAGCGCAGCGCCAAGACCGGAGACAACCGTCAGGAGAATTTCGTAGGCAGAGAGCTTACTGCACCCGACGAGCTGCGCCTAGTCAACCCGCTCCGACACGGCATCGTGGTGGACTGGGACGCCGCTGAGGCCGTTCTGGGTTACGTCCTGGAGAAGGAGCTGCGGGTGAGACCAGAGGACCACGCCGTGATGGTGGCGGACCCTCCGCTCAGTCCCATGACGAACAGAGAGAAGATAGCCGAGCTCCTTTTTGAGATCTTCAACATTCCAGCCATGCACATCACCAAGCAGTCCATGCTCTCCATCTACGCCTACGGTTGCACCTCGGGGCTGGTGGTGGAGAGCGGCCATGGCTACTCCAGCGTGGTGCCAATCCACGAAGGCTACATCATGCCCCATATCACCACCACAGTGGACTACGCGGGCAACGACCTGACCAAACACTTGATTAAACTCCTCAATCAAAGTGGCCATACGTTGAGCATGGCGGATTACCAGCTGGTGGAGCACATCAAACAAGAGTTTTGCTACACTGCCATGGACTTCGATGCAGAGAATCGAGGAGAGCCGAAGGAATGTGCAACGCACTATGAGCTGCCTGATGGTAAAGTGATCACCATTGGCAAGGAAAAGATCAAGTGCCCCGAGGCCCTCTTTAATCCATCCCTCATGGGTTCCAGGGAGCCCGGGTTGCACACCATAACTTTGAATGTCATTAACAAATGTGATAGCTCGCTCCTGGAAGAGATGTATAGGAACATCCTACTCTGTGGGGGATCCACCATGTTCTCTGGCTTTCGTGTCCGTTTCCAGAAGGAACTTAGGAAACTGGCCCCGGATATGAACCCGCAGGTCCAGGCAATTCCCGAGAGGAAATATTCCGTTTGGTATGGAGGGTCGATCTTATGCTGTCTCAAATCCTTCCAACAACTCTGGGTTAGCAAGAAGGAATATGATGAGCGCGGACCAGTAGCCGTCTATCGGAAATGTTTCTGA